The Acetomicrobium flavidum genome window below encodes:
- a CDS encoding RidA family protein, with the protein MQYVTSERAPKAIGPYSQAVKANGFVFVSGQLPFDPATGQIVDGSVEDQTLAVLRNIAAILEAADSSVSKVVKTTVFVTDMANFQAINKVYSEFFGDHKPARSLVEVSCLPRKEAMLEMEVIAIQ; encoded by the coding sequence ATGCAATATGTAACGAGTGAAAGGGCTCCTAAGGCCATAGGTCCCTATTCTCAGGCAGTTAAGGCAAACGGATTTGTATTTGTGTCGGGCCAATTGCCCTTTGATCCGGCGACTGGACAGATAGTGGATGGGTCGGTGGAGGATCAAACCCTTGCGGTTTTGAGAAACATCGCTGCCATATTAGAGGCAGCGGATTCAAGCGTGTCAAAAGTAGTAAAGACTACCGTTTTTGTGACGGATATGGCTAATTTTCAGGCTATTAATAAAGTATATTCTGAGTTTTTCGGGGACCATAAGCCGGCAAGATCTCTGGTGGAGGTAAGCTGCCTGCCCAGGAAAGAGGCCATGCTGGAAATGGAAGTCATTGCAATACAGTAA
- a CDS encoding L-cysteine desulfidase family protein: protein MFTLKEFLRSEVVPALGCTEPGAVALAVARAREEISSGELKKIDVTTSINIYKNGYSVGIPGTNGLRGNILAAALGAVCGNSKYSLQALKFCDDECLNKALRLIDEGRVELHPDFQKKGVYVQATVTTDEHECRCIIEGTHSNITKIMLDGRLILNKKKRSRLHHNLKDTNIIDQLNTMTFNDVTNLLDNIDSEDIDYIFEGIKMNMDISLAGLDPNQNLGLGVGRTILKLVNDNDISSLPYKIKAHAAAAADARMSGSPLPVMSSAGSGNHGITAILPVYLTAEHYGKTKEETATAVALSHLTTSFLKSRIGRLSPICGCTVAAGAGAAAGITYLLSKDMAKVEEAIKIHLSNLVGMICDGAKGTCALKVGTGAYEAFMAATMAIEGTKLEAPQGILGNTLEETVENIAVLNNKGFDKVDAMIVKLISGLFC from the coding sequence TTGTTCACCTTAAAAGAATTTCTCAGATCGGAAGTGGTACCTGCATTAGGGTGTACAGAGCCCGGAGCTGTGGCTTTAGCCGTGGCCCGGGCCAGAGAAGAGATAAGTTCTGGCGAGCTTAAAAAAATAGACGTTACAACCAGCATAAATATTTATAAAAACGGTTATTCCGTAGGAATTCCCGGTACTAATGGTTTGAGGGGAAATATACTGGCAGCAGCCCTGGGGGCCGTCTGTGGAAACAGCAAATATAGCCTTCAAGCACTTAAATTTTGCGACGATGAATGCCTGAATAAGGCCTTACGCCTTATAGATGAGGGTCGCGTAGAACTACATCCGGATTTTCAAAAAAAGGGCGTATATGTCCAGGCAACGGTAACTACAGATGAGCACGAATGTAGATGTATAATTGAAGGTACACACAGCAATATTACAAAGATCATGCTCGATGGAAGGCTCATACTAAATAAAAAGAAAAGATCCAGATTGCATCATAACCTCAAAGATACAAACATAATCGACCAATTAAATACAATGACATTCAATGATGTAACTAATCTGCTAGATAATATTGATAGTGAAGATATAGATTACATTTTTGAAGGAATAAAAATGAATATGGATATATCTCTAGCAGGTTTAGACCCCAACCAAAACCTTGGTTTAGGTGTTGGAAGAACGATATTGAAGCTTGTAAATGACAACGATATCTCCAGCCTTCCCTACAAAATAAAAGCTCATGCTGCAGCGGCTGCAGATGCTAGAATGTCGGGATCCCCCTTACCTGTGATGAGCAGTGCAGGTAGCGGAAATCATGGCATAACGGCTATATTGCCCGTCTATTTGACCGCAGAACACTATGGTAAAACAAAAGAAGAAACTGCAACAGCCGTGGCACTAAGTCACCTAACCACAAGCTTCCTAAAAAGCAGGATAGGGCGATTAAGCCCAATCTGTGGGTGCACTGTAGCAGCTGGAGCTGGAGCAGCTGCTGGAATTACATATCTTTTATCAAAAGATATGGCTAAAGTTGAAGAGGCGATAAAAATTCACCTCAGCAACCTCGTTGGCATGATATGCGATGGCGCCAAAGGCACCTGTGCCCTTAAGGTCGGCACCGGTGCATATGAAGCCTTCATGGCTGCAACGATGGCAATAGAAGGAACCAAGCTCGAAGCACCACAAGGCATCTTGGGCAATACATTAGAAGAGACGGTAGAAAACATTGCAGTGCTCAATAATAAAGGATTTGATAAAGTTGATGCCATGATTGTAAAACTAATATCCGGGTTATTTTGCTAA
- a CDS encoding flavodoxin family protein: MPADIMKKIVCLLGSPRVNGNSERLAKAFVIGAESQGAKVRFFRLQNMNIKGCIDCRRCWENGKHCVINDDMAQIYEAIDECNVIVFVTPVYWYSWSAQIKVVWDRMLPYISEKAKFTLKDKECILLATAGDVYESAFNGVLESFDRSISLLGLKERGKICAYNVYDIGDIEQGDWLDRAKELGININK, encoded by the coding sequence ATGCCAGCGGATATCATGAAAAAAATAGTATGCCTTCTAGGAAGTCCAAGGGTTAATGGAAATAGCGAGAGATTGGCCAAGGCATTTGTCATAGGGGCCGAATCGCAGGGCGCCAAGGTAAGGTTCTTCAGATTGCAAAATATGAACATCAAAGGATGCATTGATTGCAGACGGTGTTGGGAGAATGGCAAACATTGTGTTATCAATGACGACATGGCTCAAATATATGAAGCTATCGACGAATGTAACGTGATAGTATTCGTCACGCCTGTGTATTGGTACAGTTGGAGCGCTCAAATTAAGGTGGTTTGGGACAGGATGTTGCCCTACATCTCCGAAAAGGCAAAATTTACCCTCAAAGATAAAGAGTGCATACTACTGGCCACAGCCGGAGACGTATATGAAAGTGCCTTTAACGGGGTCCTGGAATCCTTCGACAGATCAATCTCCCTTTTGGGCCTTAAGGAAAGGGGCAAGATATGCGCATATAATGTCTATGATATTGGAGATATTGAACAGGGCGATTGGCTTGACCGTGCAAAAGAATTAGGGATAAATATAAATAAGTGA
- a CDS encoding DUF4198 domain-containing protein, producing the protein MKHISSRVICFIMALAFYISLLASPLWAHFQVVLPSKNLVSQGDNSNVELKLCFAHPFEQQLMNMERPRQFGVVIRSEKINLLDTLRKKASGKGLNFWQATYKVKRPGDHVFFVEPAPYWEPAEDKYIIHYAKTVVNAYGLEDAWHQPLGLRMEIVPLTRPYGLWAGNLFQGKVLFDGKPLKNADVEVEYYNENLKIKAPSNAYVTQVVRTDERGIFTYAMPWEGWWGFAALTEAPERRKSPDGKRDVATEIGAVFWVKTEKGK; encoded by the coding sequence ATGAAGCATATATCGAGCAGAGTCATATGTTTTATAATGGCGTTGGCCTTTTATATTTCCCTTTTAGCTTCACCTCTGTGGGCACATTTTCAGGTCGTATTGCCTAGTAAAAATCTTGTGTCTCAGGGCGATAATTCTAACGTAGAATTAAAGTTATGCTTTGCCCATCCCTTCGAGCAACAATTGATGAATATGGAAAGACCTCGTCAATTCGGTGTCGTGATACGCTCTGAAAAAATAAACCTCCTCGATACCTTGAGAAAAAAGGCCTCCGGTAAGGGGTTAAATTTCTGGCAAGCAACTTATAAGGTAAAACGGCCCGGAGATCACGTATTTTTCGTAGAACCCGCTCCCTATTGGGAACCTGCCGAAGATAAATATATAATTCATTACGCTAAGACTGTCGTGAATGCATATGGTCTGGAAGATGCTTGGCATCAACCGCTTGGCCTTAGGATGGAAATAGTACCTCTTACCAGACCATATGGCCTGTGGGCAGGCAATTTGTTTCAGGGTAAGGTTCTATTTGACGGCAAACCATTGAAAAATGCAGATGTGGAAGTTGAGTACTATAACGAAAATCTAAAGATAAAAGCTCCATCGAATGCCTACGTAACTCAGGTAGTACGTACGGATGAACGGGGAATCTTTACTTATGCTATGCCTTGGGAAGGTTGGTGGGGGTTTGCTGCTTTAACGGAAGCCCCGGAAAGGCGAAAGTCTCCTGATGGGAAAAGGGATGTAGCGACGGAGATCGGAGCAGTTTTTTGGGTAAAGACCGAGAAGGGAAAGTAG
- the cbiM gene encoding cobalt transporter CbiM, with protein sequence MHISEGVLSGYPLVVGAVGAAVGVAVGLKKIEMNDIPRVGIVSAALFVASLIHINVGPVSVHLILNGVGGIILGMQLFPAYFVALLLQVLLFQFGGITVLGVNICTMAFSGVIGGYLGRYIIKRGIQPWIGGAISGGTGVIMAGIFTAMALVFSGDVFIVTAKLVLIAHLPVVVIESIVGGFVIAYLYKIMPSSLGVCKR encoded by the coding sequence ATGCATATTTCGGAAGGAGTTCTTTCTGGTTATCCTTTAGTTGTTGGAGCTGTCGGTGCTGCCGTTGGCGTTGCGGTTGGCCTCAAGAAAATTGAGATGAATGATATTCCTCGCGTTGGCATCGTCTCTGCTGCGCTGTTTGTAGCATCGTTGATCCATATCAATGTAGGCCCAGTCAGCGTCCACCTGATACTTAACGGTGTAGGTGGGATTATCCTTGGGATGCAATTGTTTCCTGCCTATTTTGTGGCCTTATTGTTGCAAGTCCTCTTGTTCCAGTTCGGCGGAATAACGGTCCTAGGCGTTAATATATGCACCATGGCTTTCTCCGGTGTTATAGGGGGTTATCTGGGCAGGTATATTATTAAAAGGGGAATTCAACCTTGGATAGGCGGTGCGATTTCTGGTGGTACAGGCGTTATTATGGCTGGCATTTTTACTGCCATGGCCCTTGTCTTCAGTGGGGATGTCTTTATCGTAACGGCAAAGCTTGTACTAATTGCACATTTGCCCGTAGTAGTGATTGAGTCTATAGTAGGCGGCTTTGTGATTGCCTACCTATACAAGATTATGCCTTCGTCGTTGGGGGTTTGTAAGAGATGA
- a CDS encoding Ig-like domain-containing protein, with amino-acid sequence MKSGLKALFIMIALMSFALAQPHIADAHKLNVFAYMEDSTVVGEAYFNDGSTVKNCEVLVKDMDGHVIGQGNTDESGAFSVRVGSLEGKSISVIVNAGMGHVGQALINGDALRPVQQNVPDEEDKLIATIREIVHSEIEPLRGELMQMHRGLSKPRFSEIIGGIGYIFGLVGIILWIKERRAGKND; translated from the coding sequence ATGAAAAGTGGGTTAAAAGCATTATTTATCATGATTGCTTTAATGTCTTTTGCTTTAGCTCAACCTCATATAGCTGATGCACATAAATTAAACGTGTTTGCCTATATGGAAGATAGCACCGTGGTTGGTGAAGCTTATTTCAATGATGGATCCACGGTAAAAAACTGTGAAGTGTTGGTAAAAGACATGGATGGCCATGTAATCGGCCAGGGTAATACTGATGAATCGGGCGCATTTTCCGTGAGGGTAGGTAGTTTAGAAGGTAAAAGCATCTCAGTGATTGTGAATGCCGGCATGGGGCACGTAGGACAAGCTCTTATAAACGGTGATGCCTTGCGGCCTGTTCAACAGAACGTCCCTGATGAAGAAGATAAACTGATCGCAACAATACGAGAGATCGTTCATAGCGAAATAGAGCCGCTTCGTGGTGAATTAATGCAGATGCATAGGGGGTTATCAAAGCCGAGGTTCAGCGAAATTATTGGAGGAATTGGATATATCTTCGGCCTTGTCGGGATCATCCTTTGGATCAAAGAGAGGAGGGCTGGAAAGAATGATTGA
- the cbiQ gene encoding cobalt ECF transporter T component CbiQ: protein MIDVRGISYYDDIPDSFMSRSPAVLKVILAVLVSICVALVNSFSIQLFLLAYAIVLALISRVPMIALLKRLALIDGFVLTLWLTLPFFCEDGVRTAAIITVRVHAAILAFISLLQTTSMPEILEALDQLHFPRKLIVLLHFTYRYIHVLADEAIKIYQSMTLRGFEPSIKFSALRTYGNLVGILVVKGTMRSQRVYNAMLLRGFNGSYPFFAPRCRHSFSDILKMVTLYALFLGCLMV, encoded by the coding sequence ATGATTGATGTTCGGGGAATCAGTTATTACGATGATATTCCTGACAGCTTCATGAGCCGCTCCCCAGCAGTTTTAAAAGTAATCTTAGCTGTGCTTGTGTCCATTTGCGTTGCCTTGGTAAATTCGTTTTCTATACAATTGTTTTTACTCGCGTACGCGATAGTTTTAGCTTTAATCTCAAGAGTGCCCATGATCGCTTTGCTGAAGCGCTTAGCCCTTATAGATGGCTTTGTGCTGACTCTATGGCTCACGCTTCCTTTCTTTTGCGAAGATGGAGTGAGAACGGCAGCAATTATTACGGTTCGCGTTCATGCTGCGATATTGGCTTTCATTTCCCTTCTGCAAACCACATCCATGCCTGAAATTTTGGAAGCTTTGGATCAACTTCACTTTCCTCGCAAATTGATAGTGTTACTTCACTTCACTTATAGGTATATACACGTCCTGGCCGATGAAGCCATCAAAATTTATCAAAGTATGACGTTGAGAGGTTTTGAACCTTCCATTAAATTCTCCGCGTTGCGTACTTATGGCAATTTAGTAGGCATATTAGTGGTCAAAGGCACGATGAGATCTCAGCGCGTCTATAATGCAATGCTCCTTAGGGGATTCAATGGCTCTTATCCGTTCTTTGCGCCTCGTTGTCGACATTCTTTTTCTGACATCTTAAAGATGGTAACGCTTTACGCTCTGTTTTTGGGGTGTTTAATGGTATGA
- a CDS encoding energy-coupling factor ABC transporter ATP-binding protein has protein sequence MIPLLQVKDLCFAYPNGHDVFKNLSFEIFPREKVCIVGKNGAGKTTLFYIIMGLLRPVKGEIILDGKVIRTKDDLRYLRKKIGFLFQDPEDQLFCPTLLDDVMFGPLNMGFSRDDAFDKAHKVLSMLGIAHLAHKPPYALSGGQKRLGALASVLVMEPELLLLDEPSSGLDEEAWLNLVLLLQNLNKAMIIASHDTGFLERVTPNWYELADGKLIPLKNCCNKATETFK, from the coding sequence ATGATCCCTTTATTGCAGGTTAAGGATCTTTGTTTCGCTTATCCTAACGGTCATGATGTGTTTAAAAATCTTTCATTTGAGATATTCCCACGGGAAAAAGTATGCATAGTCGGGAAAAACGGTGCCGGGAAAACGACCCTTTTTTATATAATAATGGGCTTGTTGCGTCCGGTTAAGGGTGAAATCATCCTTGATGGAAAGGTCATTCGGACTAAGGACGATCTAAGGTATTTGCGCAAAAAAATTGGTTTTCTCTTCCAAGACCCGGAAGATCAGTTATTTTGCCCCACCTTGCTTGACGATGTCATGTTTGGCCCTTTAAATATGGGGTTCAGTAGAGATGACGCTTTTGATAAGGCACATAAGGTTTTAAGCATGTTGGGCATCGCACATCTTGCACATAAACCGCCTTATGCCCTATCTGGAGGTCAGAAGCGCCTGGGTGCCCTAGCTTCCGTGCTTGTCATGGAGCCCGAGCTTCTCTTGCTGGACGAACCGTCAAGTGGTCTAGATGAAGAGGCCTGGCTCAATTTGGTTCTCTTGCTCCAAAACCTCAATAAGGCCATGATCATCGCTTCCCATGACACGGGTTTTCTTGAACGCGTAACTCCCAATTGGTACGAGCTTGCCGATGGGAAGTTGATTCCTCTTAAAAATTGCTGCAATAAAGCGACGGAAACCTTCAAATAA
- the fsa gene encoding fructose-6-phosphate aldolase: protein MKFFLDTANISEIKKGLEWGVVSGVTTNPSLVAKENADSFHDHVKKIAEIVQGPVSAEVISTNVDEMVEEARLLSSLDKNIVIKIPMTKDGMSATKKLVSEGIPVNVTLVFSPQQALLAALAGASYVSPFVGRLDDIGEDGIGVVRDMAKLFSIHEFDTKIIAASIRHPRHVFEAALAGAHIITLPFKVLEQMFNHPLTDIGIKKFLDDWEVYIKHHGY from the coding sequence GTGAAGTTTTTTCTTGATACAGCCAATATTTCCGAGATAAAAAAAGGTTTGGAATGGGGAGTAGTGTCTGGCGTCACGACGAACCCATCCTTGGTAGCAAAGGAAAATGCGGACTCATTTCATGATCATGTCAAAAAGATAGCAGAAATTGTGCAAGGTCCCGTAAGTGCCGAAGTGATATCAACGAATGTCGATGAAATGGTCGAGGAAGCCAGATTGCTTAGCTCCTTGGATAAAAATATAGTAATAAAGATTCCGATGACTAAAGATGGTATGTCAGCTACAAAAAAGCTTGTCTCAGAAGGCATTCCAGTTAACGTTACTCTTGTTTTTTCTCCGCAGCAGGCCTTGTTGGCAGCATTGGCAGGAGCTAGCTATGTTAGCCCTTTTGTTGGTCGTCTGGATGACATAGGCGAGGACGGCATAGGAGTTGTCAGGGACATGGCGAAGCTTTTCTCCATCCATGAGTTCGATACCAAAATTATTGCAGCAAGCATCAGGCATCCTCGCCATGTTTTTGAGGCAGCCCTTGCAGGAGCTCACATAATCACTCTTCCTTTTAAGGTTTTAGAGCAAATGTTTAACCATCCTTTAACGGATATAGGGATAAAGAAGTTCTTAGATGATTGGGAGGTATATATTAAGCATCATGGGTACTAA
- the rho gene encoding transcription termination factor Rho gives MIGRYILSIMGTNTIENQTTDETKKLATEEDQEVVTPVPRPRYTFRELMKATIQDLRQIAKEISVPSVTTLRRKDDLVVAILARQADKLGLRFSGGTLEILPEGYGFLRPAGLLPSDHDIYVSASQIRRFDLRNGDVVWGLVRPPKDQEHYDALLRVEMVNFSDPEMARQRPHFERLTPIFPNERLKLETRPDILSTRLIDLFAPMGKGQRALIVSPPKAGKTTLLKDIANAITINNPEVILMVLLIDERPEEVTDMQRSVDGEIIASTFDRPAEEHIRVANLAIEKAKRLVEVHRDVVLLLDSITRLARASNLIVPPSGRTLSGGMDPVALHFPKRFFGAARNIEEGGSLTIVGTALVETGSRMDDVIYEEFKGTGNMEIHLSRKLAEQRIFPAMDILKSGTRREELLLSEEELTKIWTLRRRIANLDEADVLNLILEKLRQTSSNKEFLMTIKV, from the coding sequence ATGATTGGGAGGTATATATTAAGCATCATGGGTACTAATACTATAGAAAATCAGACAACAGATGAAACGAAGAAATTAGCCACTGAGGAAGATCAAGAGGTGGTTACTCCAGTTCCCCGCCCCAGATATACTTTCAGGGAGTTGATGAAAGCGACAATTCAAGATTTGAGGCAGATCGCTAAGGAGATTTCCGTCCCCTCCGTTACGACCCTTAGGCGAAAGGATGACTTGGTTGTCGCCATTCTGGCAAGACAAGCTGATAAGCTGGGGTTGCGCTTTAGCGGTGGTACATTGGAGATCTTGCCTGAGGGATATGGATTTTTGAGGCCTGCCGGGTTGCTGCCCAGTGACCATGATATTTATGTTTCTGCATCTCAAATCAGGCGCTTTGATCTGCGAAACGGCGATGTGGTATGGGGTTTGGTCAGGCCTCCGAAAGATCAGGAGCATTACGATGCATTGTTAAGGGTTGAGATGGTAAACTTCTCCGATCCTGAGATGGCAAGACAGCGACCGCACTTTGAGCGCCTCACGCCCATATTTCCAAACGAGAGATTAAAGCTCGAGACTCGTCCAGACATCCTTTCCACGCGTCTTATCGATCTTTTTGCGCCCATGGGAAAGGGTCAGAGGGCTTTAATAGTTTCTCCTCCAAAGGCTGGTAAGACTACTCTCCTTAAAGATATAGCCAATGCCATCACGATCAACAATCCGGAGGTCATTCTTATGGTTCTTCTAATTGATGAAAGGCCCGAAGAGGTTACGGATATGCAGCGTTCCGTTGATGGAGAGATAATAGCCTCAACCTTTGATCGGCCCGCAGAGGAACATATAAGAGTGGCAAATCTGGCCATTGAGAAGGCAAAGCGCCTTGTAGAGGTGCATAGGGATGTCGTGTTGTTATTAGATTCTATTACCCGCTTAGCCAGGGCGTCTAATTTAATCGTGCCGCCATCCGGCAGAACCCTGTCTGGAGGTATGGATCCGGTAGCCTTGCATTTCCCGAAAAGGTTTTTTGGTGCTGCCAGAAACATTGAAGAGGGTGGAAGTCTTACCATAGTGGGTACGGCCCTGGTTGAGACCGGGAGCAGAATGGATGACGTGATTTATGAGGAATTTAAGGGTACCGGCAACATGGAAATACATCTGTCGCGGAAATTAGCCGAACAGAGGATCTTCCCGGCGATGGATATTCTCAAGTCTGGCACTCGAAGGGAGGAACTTCTTTTAAGCGAGGAGGAACTTACAAAGATATGGACGCTGCGGCGTAGGATAGCGAACCTTGATGAGGCGGATGTATTGAATCTCATATTGGAAAAATTGCGGCAGACGTCATCCAATAAGGAGTTTTTGATGACGATTAAAGTATAA